The window GGACGGGTCGTGCCGCTGCGGACGCCCATCGAGAATGGCGACCAGGTACAGATCCTCAAATCCAAGGCGCAAGAGCCGCAACCGCAATGGCTCGGCTTTGCGGTAACCGGCAAGGCGCGCGCGGCGATCCGCCGTTTCGTCCGCCAAAAGGAACGAGGGGAATCGATCGCGCTGGGCCGCAAGATTTATGACGACATCGTGAAGCGCTTGCCCGCACAATTGGGCAAGGATGCGGTGAAGGAAGCGATGAAGCGTCTCAAGCTGCCGGATGAGAATGAACTGATGATCGCGATAGCGCGCCAGCTGGTCAGCGATGCGCAACTGCTCGAGGCGCTCATGCCGGGCTCTGCATCGGAAGCGGCACTGTCGGTCTTGCCGCAGAGGGAGGCGATTTCGATCCGCGGGCTGACGCCAGGTGTTGCCTACACGCTTGCGCCCTGCTGCCATCCCGTGCCGGGCGACCGGATTGTCGGCTTGCGCCGCCCGGATGAGGCCATCGAGGTGCACACGATTGACTGCGGCAGCCTTGCAGACGGTGTCGATGCCGATTGGCTCGATCTTGCCTGGGGCGACGGGTCTGACGGCGGAACCGCGCGGCTGACGGTCGTCGTCAAGAACGAGCCGGGTTCGCTCGCTGTTGTCGCCGGGATTTTTGGCAGCCACAAGGCGAACATTCTCAACATCCGCCTCGACGCCAGGGACCCGGTTTTTCACACGAATGTGGTCGATCTCGAAGTGCATGACCTGCACCATTTGATGCGCATACTTGCGGCACTCCGTGCTGCTGATGCCGTGATCCAGGCAGAACGGTCATGAGCGCCGCCGCGAGTGTTTCTGCGCCTGACTTCTCCCGTCAGTTCCGCAATCCGCAGTTGATGGCTGCCGCGCTGGCGCTTCACGATAATCGACTGAGTGATGCCGAGCCGCTGCTCCGCGCACACCTGAAAGCTGATCCATTCGACGTTGCTGCAATCCGGATGCTTGCGGAATTGGCAGGTCGGATCGGCCGTCTTGCTGACGCCGAGACGCTGCTGCGGCGGGCGGTCGAACTGGCCCCTGGTTTTCTCGCAGCGCGATCCAATCTTGCGATGGTGCTGTATCGCCAGACGAAGACGACCGAAGCACTTGCGGAACTTGATGCGCTGCTGGCCATTGATCCGGCGCACGCCGGGAACGCCAATCTCAAAGCGGCCGCAATGGGCCGGATCGGCGAATATGATGAGGCCATTGCACTTTATGAGCAGGTGTTGGCCAGACACCCTGATCAGCCCAAGGTCTGGATGTCCTATGGCCATGTCCTCAAGACCGTAAGGCGCCAGGCCGAAAGCATTGCCGCATATCGAAGGGCCATTGGGATTGCGCCACATTTGGGCGAAGTCTGGTGGAGTCTTGCCAATCTCAAGACGGTAACCTTCAGCGACGATGACCTTGCCGCAATGAAAGGCGCTTTCGATCTTCCCAAACTGTCTGAGGAAGATCGCTTTCATCTCCATTTTGCCTTGGGCAAGGCGTTGGAAGATCGCGGGGAGGCAGGCGAATCCTTCCACCACTATAGTGAGGGAAACCGGTTGCGGCGGACGTTACTCGACTATGACGCAGATGAAACCAAGCGACAGGTTGATCGCACAATCAGCCTGTTCACACCCGACCTTTTTGCAGCGCGGGCAGGTCAAGGCTGCGCTGCCCCCGACCCGATTTTCGTCATTGGCATGCCGAGAGCGGGGTCGACGCTCATAGAGCAGATCCTGGCCAGCCACAGCCTGGTGGAAGGAACAATGGAACTCCCGGATATTCCGGCACTTGCGGCACGCGTTGGGACGCGGTCGGGCGGCCTCGCCGCGCTGGAACCGGCTGAACTTCGAGAAATGGGCGAGGAATATCTGGAACGCACACGCATCCAGAGAAAGACCGGGCGTCCCTTCTTCATCGACAAGATGCCCAACAATTGGGCGCATCTGGGCCTGATCCAACTGATCCTGCCGAACGCAAAGATTGTCGATGCACGCCGCCACCCGCTCGGCTGCTGCTTTTCGAATTTCAAACAGCATTTCGCCCGCGGCCAGGCCTTCAGCTACGGACTTGAGGACATGGGCCGATATTATGCCGATTATGTGCGTTATCTCGCCCATATCGACGAGGTTCTGCCCGGCCGGGTCCACCGGGTATTTTATGAGCGTATGGTGGATGACAGTGAAAGCGAGATTCGTGCGCTGCTCGCAGCGCTCGACCTGCCGTTCGAGGAGTCCTGCCTGCGTTTCCACGAAAATGATCGTGCGGTGCGGACCGCCAGTTCGGAACAGGTCCGTCGCCCGATCTATCGTGAGGGAACGGAGCAATGGCAGACGTTTGAACCATGGTTGGGGCCACTCAAGGATGCGCTTGGGCCAGTCCTCGAGGCCTATCCGAACATTCCCCAATTCTCTTGACGTGCTGGGACGGAAGTCGCTTGCGTCCCTGACTCCTGCGTCTCTATAGCAACGGTCAATGTCAGATCTTTTCGCCACCTCCGCCGCTGCCTCCAACGCCTACACGGCATCCGACATCGAAGTCCTTGAGGGGTTGGAACCGGTCAGGCGCCGCCCCGGCATGTATATTGGCGGCACGGACGAGCGGGCCTTTCACCACCTCGCTGCCGAAGTTCTCGACAATGCCATGGACGAAGCGGTGGCAGGCCATGCATCGCGAATCGAAATCACCTTGGAACCCGGCAACCGGCTTACGATTACCGACAATGGCCGCGGCATTCCGGTCGATCCGCATCCCAAATTTCCGGACAAGTCAGCGCTGGAGGTTATTCTCTCAACCCTTCATTCAGGCGGCAAGTTCAACGGAAAGGCCTATTCGACCAGTGGCGGCCTGCATGGTGTGGGTGTTTCCGTAGTCAATGCGCTTTCTTCGGACACCATTGTGGAAGTTGCGCGCAACAAGGAACTGTTCCGCCAGCGTTTTGCGCGCGGCGTGACGCTCGGTCCGCTTGAGAAGTTGGGGCCCGTCAACAATCGTCGCGGCACGAGCGTGACCTTCACGCCCGACACCGAGATCTTTGGCGAAATGCACTTCAAGCCAAACCGGCTGTATCGGCTGGCGCGATCCAAGGCCTATCTCTTCGCCGGCGTGGAAATACGGTGGCGTTGCGATCCCGCTCTGATCAGCGACGAGACACCGCCGGAAGCCGTGTTCCAGTTTCCCGGCGGGCTGTCCGACCATTTGCGCGAGCAGGTGAACGGTCGCGAGTGCGTCACGACCGAGTTCTTCTCCGGCCAGCAGGAGTTTGCCGATGATCAGGGCCGCGTGGAATGGGCTGTTGCCTGGCCGCTGTGGAGCGAAGGAAGCTACAGCTGGTATTGCAACACAATTCCCACGCCCGACGGCGGCACACATGAGGCCGGTATCCGCGCGGCGATCGTCAAGGGTATCCGCGCGTTCGGGGCGCTGGTTGGCCAGAAGAAGGCTGAAGGCATTGCTGCAGAGGATGTCGTTATCGGATCGGAGATCATGCTTTCGGTCTTCATTCGCGACCCGCAATTCCAGAGCCAGACCAAGGATCGCCTGACCTCGCCCGAAGCGGCGCGGCTCGTCGAAAATGCCGTACGCGATCATTTCGATCATTTCCTTGCCGACAATATGGAGCGCGGAAAGGCGTTGCTCGGATATGTGCTCGAGCGGATGGATGACCGCCTGCGCCGTCGCGCGGAGAAGGAAATCAAGCGCAAGACGGCAACGTCCGCCCGCAAGCTGCGCCTGCCTGGCAAGCTTACGGATTGTTCTTCTGACGACCCGGCGGGGACCGAGCTCTTCATTGTGGAAGGGGACAGTGCGGGCGGCTCTGCCAAGCAGGCGCGCGACAGGAAGACGCAGGCAATCCTTCCGATCCGGGGCAAGATCCTGAACGTAGCCTCTGCAACATCAGACAAGATCCGTGCAAACAGCGAAATCGCCGACCTGATCCAGGCCCTCGGCTGTGGCAGCCGCAAGGACTGCAATCCCGACCTGCTGCGGTACGAGCGGATCATCATCATGACCGACGCCGATGTGGACGGAGCACATATCGCGACACTTTTGATGACGTTCTTCTTCCAGGAAATGCCCGAGATTGTGCGCCAGGGCCATCTCTACCTGGCGCAACCGCCACTCTATCGCCTGACGGTCGGCGCCAAGTCCCTCTATGCCCGCGACGATGCGCATCGTGCCGAGATCGAAGCGGGAGAGTTCAAGGGCAAGAAAGTCGACGTCGGCCGCTTCAAGGGGCTTGGCGAAATGAACCCGGGTCAGCTCCGTGAAACGACGATGGATCCCAAAACACGAGGCCTTCTGCGCGTGACCCTGCCGCAGGAGTACGAGGAACGGGCCGGGGTCAAGGATCTGGTCGACCGGCTGATGGGCAAGAACCCGGAACACCGCTTCACCTTCATCCAGGAAAACGCGGCGCGAGTGGAAGAAGACGCGATCGACGCCTGATCAGGCAGCCTTCAGGAGTTCTTCGACTTCATTCGCGGCTTCGGCATGGCCATCTGTGGAGCGGATGTTGACTGCCATACCCTTTGTCGTGGATGCGGAATGGCTCCTGACATTTGGATAGAGCCTGTGCGCGAGCGCAACCAGTCCTCCGAGTGCCGAGTAGATCGCAACTACCGCTGCCGGGTTCCACAGCAGGGCGATGCCAAAGGCGACGCGCAGGTAAAGGGGATTAATACCAAAGTCTTCGCTCAGCGTATGGCAGACGCCAAACAGATTATCCCCGCTGGGCGTGAGTGTATTCGATTCTTGCATCAGTCATATTCCATGTTGGCGCGCAGTTTAACAGTCCGCTAAACGGCAAGAGTTAAACAACCCCTGTGTCTTGACGAAGAAGTTACAATTTCGGTGAATTGATATTCAATGTGACCAGGGAACCTCGAACAAAGTTACTTGCGAATGCCCATCGGCAGCATTTACCGCCACATCGAAACATCATTTTTGACGTCCGCCATGACGCCTCTCCGAGAAGATAGATAGCATATTGAAACGGAATTTCAAGACGGCGATGCGATTGGGACGCTTGCTGCGGTATTTGGCTGGTGATCGCCTTTTAGCAAAGCCTCCAGAGCCCATTGTGCCGCTTCGGCAACTATTGGGGAGGCATCTTTAAGGAGCGCTTGCAGCTGTTTGGTTAGGGCCTTGTCTTCACTATTCCCCGCCGCGATTGCGGCGTTCCTGACCATCCGGTCTCGACCGATGCGCTTGATCGGAGAGCCCGAGAAGACTTCCCGAAACGTTCGATCATCCAGCGCAAGCAGGTCGGCGAGGGCAGGAGCTACCAGTTCGGCGCGGGGAGCGAAGGCGAGATTGGCGGCGGCGCTCTGTGCGAACTTGTTCCAGGGGCAGGCGGCCAGGCAATCGTCGCAGCCATAGATTCGGTTGCCGATTGCGCGGCGGAATTCGTTCGGAATTGGGCCCTTATGCTCAATCGTCAGGTAGGAAATGCAGCGCCGGGCGTCGAGCGTATAGGGCTTGGGGAAGGCGTTAGTCGGGCATGCCGTCTGGCAGGCCGTGCAACTTCCACACTGATCGCCATGCGGCGCGTCCGGTTCCAGTTCCAGCGTAGTGAAGATTGAGCCGAGGAAAAGCCAGCTTCCATGATCTGAACTCACCATGTTGCTGTGCTTGCCTTGCCAGCCAAGGCCTGCGGCGCTTGCCAGCGGCTTTTCCATGACGGGGGCGGTATCGACAAAGACCTTCACCTCTGCGCCCGTCTCCGCAACAAGCCATCGAGCTAGCGCCTTCAGTGCCTTCTTGACGATGTCATGATAGTCCTTGCCCTGCGCATAGACAGAAATCCGTCCTCGTGCCCTTGAGCTTGCAAGTGCCAGCGGGTCCGTGGCCGGTGCATAGCTCATCCCGAGGGCAATGATGCTTCGCGCCCCTGGCCAGAGCGCTCGCGGGCTGGCGCGCTGGTCCGCACGCGCGGCCATCCAGTCCATCTCTCCCGCAGCACCGCTTTCAAGCCATTGCGACAGTGCTGCTGAGTAATCAGCGTCAGCCTTCGCCACGCCAAAGGCGACGAAGCCCAGCCGTTCGGCTTCTGCCCTTAACGCGATCTTCAGTGACTTCTTGTCAGGAAACATGTGCACACGCTACCACGCGAGCAGCATTTGTGGAGGTTCGAATTGTCGTTGGCTGATGATCGTCCTGTTTGGGCGTCGGGACTGGTCAAGAGTTTCGGCAAGTTCGAAGCCGTAAAAGGCGTAAGCCTGAGTGTGCCCAAGGGCGCAATCTACGGCGTGTTGGGGCCAAATGGGGCCGGCAAGACGACAACGCTCAGGATGCTGCTCGGAATCATCGATCCGGACAAGGGCGAACGGCGCATCCTTGGGGAATCCAGCCCGCGCAATGTGAGCCAGCGTGTCGGCTATCTGCCCGAAGAACGAGGTCTCTATCCCTCGATGAAGGCGCGCGAAGCAATTGCCTTCATGGGGGCGCTGCGGGGCCTTGATTGGGCCGAGGGACGCAAGCGAGCAGATGCAGCGCTCGAAGCGGCAGGCCTTGGACATGCGGCACATGGCAAGATCAGGAAACTTTCAAAAGGGATGGCACAGCTGGTTCAATTGCTCGGCTCTCTCATCCACAAGCCCGACCTCATCGTTCTTGATGAACCATTTTCCGGTCTCGACCCGGTAAACCAGGAATTGCTCGAACGGCTTATCCTTGCTGAGCGGGATCGCG of the Aquisediminimonas profunda genome contains:
- a CDS encoding sulfotransferase, which codes for MSAAASVSAPDFSRQFRNPQLMAAALALHDNRLSDAEPLLRAHLKADPFDVAAIRMLAELAGRIGRLADAETLLRRAVELAPGFLAARSNLAMVLYRQTKTTEALAELDALLAIDPAHAGNANLKAAAMGRIGEYDEAIALYEQVLARHPDQPKVWMSYGHVLKTVRRQAESIAAYRRAIGIAPHLGEVWWSLANLKTVTFSDDDLAAMKGAFDLPKLSEEDRFHLHFALGKALEDRGEAGESFHHYSEGNRLRRTLLDYDADETKRQVDRTISLFTPDLFAARAGQGCAAPDPIFVIGMPRAGSTLIEQILASHSLVEGTMELPDIPALAARVGTRSGGLAALEPAELREMGEEYLERTRIQRKTGRPFFIDKMPNNWAHLGLIQLILPNAKIVDARRHPLGCCFSNFKQHFARGQAFSYGLEDMGRYYADYVRYLAHIDEVLPGRVHRVFYERMVDDSESEIRALLAALDLPFEESCLRFHENDRAVRTASSEQVRRPIYREGTEQWQTFEPWLGPLKDALGPVLEAYPNIPQFS
- the parE gene encoding DNA topoisomerase IV subunit B, which translates into the protein MSDLFATSAAASNAYTASDIEVLEGLEPVRRRPGMYIGGTDERAFHHLAAEVLDNAMDEAVAGHASRIEITLEPGNRLTITDNGRGIPVDPHPKFPDKSALEVILSTLHSGGKFNGKAYSTSGGLHGVGVSVVNALSSDTIVEVARNKELFRQRFARGVTLGPLEKLGPVNNRRGTSVTFTPDTEIFGEMHFKPNRLYRLARSKAYLFAGVEIRWRCDPALISDETPPEAVFQFPGGLSDHLREQVNGRECVTTEFFSGQQEFADDQGRVEWAVAWPLWSEGSYSWYCNTIPTPDGGTHEAGIRAAIVKGIRAFGALVGQKKAEGIAAEDVVIGSEIMLSVFIRDPQFQSQTKDRLTSPEAARLVENAVRDHFDHFLADNMERGKALLGYVLERMDDRLRRRAEKEIKRKTATSARKLRLPGKLTDCSSDDPAGTELFIVEGDSAGGSAKQARDRKTQAILPIRGKILNVASATSDKIRANSEIADLIQALGCGSRKDCNPDLLRYERIIIMTDADVDGAHIATLLMTFFFQEMPEIVRQGHLYLAQPPLYRLTVGAKSLYARDDAHRAEIEAGEFKGKKVDVGRFKGLGEMNPGQLRETTMDPKTRGLLRVTLPQEYEERAGVKDLVDRLMGKNPEHRFTFIQENAARVEEDAIDA
- a CDS encoding PspC domain-containing protein, which codes for MQESNTLTPSGDNLFGVCHTLSEDFGINPLYLRVAFGIALLWNPAAVVAIYSALGGLVALAHRLYPNVRSHSASTTKGMAVNIRSTDGHAEAANEVEELLKAA
- the queG gene encoding tRNA epoxyqueuosine(34) reductase QueG, producing the protein MFPDKKSLKIALRAEAERLGFVAFGVAKADADYSAALSQWLESGAAGEMDWMAARADQRASPRALWPGARSIIALGMSYAPATDPLALASSRARGRISVYAQGKDYHDIVKKALKALARWLVAETGAEVKVFVDTAPVMEKPLASAAGLGWQGKHSNMVSSDHGSWLFLGSIFTTLELEPDAPHGDQCGSCTACQTACPTNAFPKPYTLDARRCISYLTIEHKGPIPNEFRRAIGNRIYGCDDCLAACPWNKFAQSAAANLAFAPRAELVAPALADLLALDDRTFREVFSGSPIKRIGRDRMVRNAAIAAGNSEDKALTKQLQALLKDASPIVAEAAQWALEALLKGDHQPNTAASVPIASPS
- a CDS encoding ABC transporter ATP-binding protein, yielding MSLADDRPVWASGLVKSFGKFEAVKGVSLSVPKGAIYGVLGPNGAGKTTTLRMLLGIIDPDKGERRILGESSPRNVSQRVGYLPEERGLYPSMKAREAIAFMGALRGLDWAEGRKRADAALEAAGLGHAAHGKIRKLSKGMAQLVQLLGSLIHKPDLIVLDEPFSGLDPVNQELLERLILAERDRGATILFSTHVMGHAQRICDRISIIAGGKVRFEGTVDEARTMLPMKAQYVPCSGEDKVGALLPADAERIGNAWRFTVPEGGAERLVTELVKAGHGIAGLSIERPGLHDAFVRIVGALKAEEAEAVA